From a region of the Polynucleobacter corsicus genome:
- a CDS encoding DNA-3-methyladenine glycosylase family protein, which translates to MSRVAQQVIVEEIAPDYWEQACAELMKHDRILKKLIPKYGSGFLRTRGDAFTTLARAIVGQQISVAAAQSVWSKVLLASKNKVNPKNILTLSIDDLRAAGLSGRKVEYIRDLAEHFDSGRLHANQWKGMEDEAIIKELCGIRGIGRWTAEMFLIFNMIRPNILPLDDAGLIKAISVNYFSGEPVSRHEAREVAANWAPWRTVATWYMWRSIDPKPVEY; encoded by the coding sequence TTGAGTAGAGTTGCACAGCAAGTCATCGTTGAAGAAATTGCCCCTGATTATTGGGAGCAAGCTTGTGCAGAGCTGATGAAGCACGATCGTATTTTAAAAAAACTGATTCCAAAATATGGCTCAGGTTTTTTGCGGACACGTGGTGATGCATTTACTACTCTAGCAAGAGCGATCGTTGGCCAGCAAATTTCGGTTGCTGCAGCGCAGTCTGTTTGGTCTAAGGTTTTGCTAGCATCTAAAAACAAAGTCAATCCTAAAAATATTCTGACCCTCAGCATTGATGATTTGCGGGCAGCAGGATTATCGGGTCGCAAGGTGGAGTACATCCGGGATTTGGCTGAACACTTTGATTCTGGTCGTTTACATGCCAATCAGTGGAAAGGCATGGAAGATGAGGCCATCATTAAAGAATTGTGTGGAATTCGGGGAATTGGTCGCTGGACAGCCGAAATGTTCCTGATTTTCAACATGATTAGGCCTAATATCCTCCCTTTAGATGATGCCGGACTGATTAAGGCTATTTCCGTCAATTACTTCAGCGGTGAGCCTGTGAGCAGGCATGAAGCCCGTGAAGTGGCTGCAAATTGGGCCCCTTGGCGTACGGTAGCCACTTGGTATATGTGGAGAAGTATCGACCCTAAGCCCGTTGAATATTAA
- a CDS encoding acetyl-CoA carboxylase carboxyltransferase subunit alpha yields the protein MKTTFLDFEQSIAELESKIEELQFVQDESSVDISDEIKTLTEKSQQLTKDVYANLSPWQVSQVARHPQRPYTLDYVAALFTDFHELHGDRNFADDQSIITGLARFQNQPCMVIGHQKGRDTKERALRNFGMSRPEGYRKAKRVMRLAEKFKLPVFTFVDTPGAFPGIDAEERNQSEAIGHNLYVQAELEVPIIATIIGEGGSGGALAIAMGDVVLMLQNSTYSVISPEGCASILWKTADKAPEAAEQLGLTAQRLKAIGLIDKIVAEPIGGAHRDYDTMMNNMRKALAESLKTFDGMKVDALLERRHERLMSYGKFKEIEAKS from the coding sequence ATGAAAACGACTTTCCTGGATTTTGAGCAATCAATCGCTGAACTAGAGTCAAAGATTGAAGAGCTGCAATTTGTGCAAGATGAATCATCGGTAGATATTTCTGATGAGATTAAAACGCTGACTGAAAAAAGTCAGCAACTGACTAAAGATGTCTATGCTAACTTAAGTCCATGGCAAGTTTCACAAGTAGCGCGTCATCCTCAGCGCCCTTACACCTTAGATTATGTTGCTGCCTTGTTCACCGATTTTCATGAGCTGCATGGCGATCGTAATTTTGCAGATGACCAATCCATCATTACTGGCTTAGCGCGTTTTCAAAATCAGCCTTGCATGGTTATTGGCCACCAAAAAGGCCGCGATACAAAAGAGCGTGCCTTAAGAAACTTTGGCATGAGTCGCCCCGAGGGTTACCGAAAAGCAAAGCGCGTCATGCGCCTGGCCGAAAAATTTAAATTACCGGTGTTTACTTTTGTTGATACGCCGGGTGCATTTCCGGGGATTGATGCAGAAGAGCGTAACCAATCAGAAGCGATTGGTCACAACCTCTATGTTCAAGCAGAATTAGAAGTGCCGATCATCGCCACTATTATTGGTGAGGGTGGTTCCGGAGGTGCATTAGCGATTGCGATGGGTGATGTGGTGTTGATGTTGCAAAACTCCACTTACTCGGTAATCTCACCTGAAGGCTGCGCATCTATTCTTTGGAAGACTGCAGATAAGGCGCCTGAAGCTGCTGAGCAATTAGGCTTGACTGCACAACGTTTAAAAGCGATTGGCTTGATTGATAAGATCGTCGCTGAGCCTATTGGCGGCGCACATCGTGATTACGACACGATGATGAACAATATGCGCAAAGCTTTGGCTGAGTCACTCAAGACTTTCGATGGAATGAAAGTGGATGCGCTACTAGAGCGTCGCCATGAACGCTTGATGAGCTATGGCAAGTTCAAGGAAATCGAAGCCAAGTCTTAA
- the tilS gene encoding tRNA lysidine(34) synthetase TilS, producing the protein MASSRKSKPSLKAASPAAKRIGLALSGGLDSVVLLDTVCKAVKANSNDPTEIWVFHIHHGLQKPADQWLEFCEKLAKKYQVNFDFRLLHFADHSQGNIEARARAERYDALTDLCIEHGIEDLLLAHHQNDQAETVLLQLLRGSGVAGLSGMPLHRANPTQGGPITLWRPLLNQSRAELEVYAKEHKLKWVEDPSNQNTRYRRNAIRKDIIPRLEKIQPGAIVNLARSATLLAQSQVLLDRLAKQDGKGIFQSDKLKLAPLLALAKTDQPAANNVMRYWLKLNDLAMPSQERLESWWKDLKAVKLDSNLEWQHDEASIYLWRSILQIAHCKAGRWVFQDVPVRSKSLGLPADWVNAAQEQGLIEERLRQGAEKLQIKPNSPRKTLKNLFQESDTPPWERQASLLYINNQLVGVAGVGTSYPHLVSSGKRVLPSWEWL; encoded by the coding sequence ATGGCAAGTTCAAGGAAATCGAAGCCAAGTCTTAAGGCGGCTTCACCAGCGGCCAAACGAATTGGGCTTGCCTTAAGCGGTGGGCTCGATTCCGTTGTGTTGCTTGATACTGTTTGTAAGGCAGTCAAAGCTAATTCCAATGACCCAACTGAGATTTGGGTATTCCATATTCATCATGGATTACAAAAGCCTGCTGATCAATGGCTGGAGTTTTGTGAGAAGTTGGCTAAAAAATACCAAGTGAATTTTGATTTTCGTCTACTGCATTTTGCTGATCATTCTCAGGGCAATATTGAAGCCCGAGCAAGGGCAGAGCGCTACGATGCCTTGACTGATTTATGTATCGAGCATGGCATTGAAGATTTGCTGCTGGCGCACCATCAAAACGACCAAGCTGAAACTGTGCTCTTACAACTCCTACGTGGCTCTGGCGTAGCGGGTCTGTCTGGCATGCCTCTGCATCGTGCCAACCCAACCCAGGGAGGCCCAATTACCCTCTGGCGCCCATTGCTCAATCAAAGCAGGGCAGAGTTAGAGGTCTATGCCAAAGAACATAAACTCAAATGGGTAGAAGATCCTAGCAATCAAAATACACGCTATCGACGCAATGCGATTCGTAAAGACATTATTCCGAGGCTGGAGAAAATTCAGCCTGGTGCAATTGTCAACCTAGCCCGCAGCGCTACCTTGCTGGCTCAATCCCAAGTGTTGCTTGATCGCCTAGCTAAGCAAGATGGAAAGGGTATTTTTCAAAGCGATAAGCTAAAGCTAGCGCCTCTTTTAGCTCTTGCCAAGACGGATCAACCCGCTGCGAATAATGTCATGCGTTATTGGTTGAAGTTAAATGATCTGGCAATGCCATCTCAGGAACGTCTTGAGTCTTGGTGGAAAGACCTGAAAGCTGTAAAACTAGACTCGAACTTGGAGTGGCAGCATGATGAGGCGAGTATTTATTTGTGGCGTAGCATCTTACAGATTGCCCATTGCAAGGCAGGGCGGTGGGTTTTCCAAGACGTGCCCGTACGAAGTAAGTCGCTTGGCTTGCCTGCTGATTGGGTCAATGCAGCTCAAGAGCAAGGTCTGATTGAAGAAAGACTACGCCAGGGCGCAGAAAAGCTGCAAATCAAGCCCAATTCCCCGCGCAAAACCCTCAAGAACCTCTTTCAAGAGTCGGATACGCCACCTTGGGAGCGACAGGCGTCGCTGCTGTATATCAACAACCAGCTCGTAGGCGTTGCTGGGGTAGGGACGAGCTACCCGCATTTAGTCTCATCAGGAAAAAGAGTTCTGCCTTCCTGGGAGTGGCTATAA
- a CDS encoding type II toxin-antitoxin system RelE/ParE family toxin, producing the protein MLRIVFAPQALDDLERLTESLIENDKNAALRTIELIEEAIQILARHPLVGRLCDTHLRELVISRGKSGYVALYSFEESKNMILINAILHQKESGGLY; encoded by the coding sequence TTGCTAAGAATTGTTTTTGCACCGCAAGCACTTGATGATTTAGAAAGACTGACTGAATCCCTAATTGAAAATGACAAAAATGCTGCGCTTCGCACTATCGAGCTCATTGAAGAAGCGATCCAAATCCTAGCGAGACATCCTCTGGTAGGACGCCTTTGCGATACCCACCTGAGAGAGTTAGTAATCTCACGTGGAAAGAGTGGCTATGTCGCCCTATATAGTTTTGAAGAATCAAAAAATATGATTCTCATCAATGCCATTCTTCACCAAAAAGAATCTGGCGGGCTCTACTGA